From Pelotomaculum schinkii, the proteins below share one genomic window:
- a CDS encoding M56 family metallopeptidase, with amino-acid sequence MLETIITSSVLIAILILLRYFFKGKINLRLQYALWLLVAVRLLIPFSVFNSPFSVLNIAPISSQTERIESPAVLTLPESASLTDGNMNEGITGTANDSVPPRYFVQNDSTSANIISHQKASLKDILHNVWLIGAIAVGLWFILQNIWFYTRLRKTRETAEIPNSRLPVYLSRYVKSPCLFGFRPAIYIHPDSLTDDEVLKYILAHEETHYRHGDHLWSYLRCVCLALHWFNPLIWWAAVLSRRDCEIACDEGTLKRIGDEHRKAYGNTLINMIEHRAKPSDLLCSATTMTSGKSGIKERITMIAKKPKMLLPTLLVMILILAAAVGCTFTGANGNSAKDVALYERAGMTIAIPNEYEDQLLIDPVEYNDETTLIRVYQKSTYEKYEGMGFLFSIVRYTEAQHEQFLSSDGSGQIFFAKDETSYYGFFFATDVQAPDDYEAFSKLFSAVGDYVKSDMITRNGLTPYSDDEFFNRNYTYDSGHIFLSYYPYYAYNGSKEEVWTLILSQPVKQGDTGIWCVERWKDQNGNIYTYFPDENGTPSTKYYAERQAECDSGSDMSWLDPKQVALAFVKRVFDHAPATLDSLLISDNPASPADLFAASTGNIRDYMPDLLAGNDVSGYDLLPCLESFTHSTWLELDEAYGRDWWNPLWVALRDAAISDRPADSDDQSLRDYYIGKAYLVSDGAYAEGLADIVLLQWDNNSVLYSACLNGRFSAEEATSLRRSLTYSISYDESTFGLFIPGSERSIYLNAYPVDFPFGCDLTEKSRETHRAESFGQVTVVKSDGLQVTYLNPAEGVYTVITLRADKEYYTAAGVTIGDNEEFLLAHWPDKLKKLDGISYDDEAWFGSGYDHAYAYTPQESTISVVYLIKDGMVSGIEIINGLDGAMY; translated from the coding sequence ATGCTTGAAACCATTATTACTTCTTCCGTATTAATAGCGATTCTTATCCTGTTGCGCTATTTCTTCAAAGGGAAAATCAATTTACGGCTGCAATATGCCCTATGGTTGTTGGTTGCTGTCAGGCTGCTTATACCTTTTTCCGTATTTAATAGCCCGTTTAGTGTATTGAATATCGCCCCAATAAGCAGCCAGACGGAACGAATTGAAAGCCCTGCCGTGTTGACGCTGCCCGAATCCGCCAGCCTGACTGACGGTAACATGAATGAGGGAATAACGGGTACTGCGAATGATTCAGTACCACCCCGTTATTTCGTGCAAAATGATTCGACTAGCGCTAATATTATCTCGCACCAAAAAGCTTCGTTGAAAGATATCTTACATAATGTATGGCTCATTGGAGCTATTGCCGTGGGGCTTTGGTTTATACTGCAAAACATATGGTTCTATACGAGGTTGAGAAAAACACGGGAAACTGCGGAAATACCGAACAGTCGGCTTCCGGTATACCTGTCCCGCTATGTTAAATCACCTTGTCTGTTCGGTTTCCGTCCGGCAATATATATTCATCCCGATAGTCTGACTGACGACGAAGTTCTGAAATACATTTTGGCGCATGAAGAAACGCACTACCGGCATGGCGACCATCTTTGGTCTTACCTGCGCTGCGTTTGCCTTGCGCTTCATTGGTTCAATCCTCTCATATGGTGGGCGGCCGTGCTCTCCCGAAGGGACTGTGAAATCGCCTGCGACGAAGGTACTTTAAAGCGTATCGGTGATGAGCATCGCAAGGCCTACGGCAATACGCTGATCAATATGATTGAACACCGGGCAAAACCATCCGATCTGCTCTGCAGCGCCACTACGATGACATCGGGTAAATCGGGAATCAAAGAACGGATAACGATGATTGCAAAAAAACCGAAAATGCTGTTGCCGACGCTACTTGTCATGATTCTCATTTTGGCCGCTGCCGTGGGATGCACATTTACGGGAGCCAACGGGAACTCCGCGAAAGATGTGGCCCTGTATGAACGTGCCGGAATGACCATCGCCATACCGAATGAGTATGAAGACCAATTGCTCATTGATCCGGTTGAATACAATGATGAAACCACACTTATACGCGTATATCAGAAATCGACTTATGAAAAATATGAAGGGATGGGATTCCTTTTCAGCATTGTCCGTTACACCGAAGCTCAGCATGAGCAGTTTTTGAGCTCTGATGGCAGCGGACAGATCTTCTTCGCGAAGGATGAAACGTCATATTATGGGTTTTTCTTTGCGACCGATGTGCAGGCTCCGGACGACTATGAGGCGTTTTCCAAGCTTTTCTCAGCCGTCGGCGATTACGTCAAGAGCGATATGATAACTCGAAACGGACTGACCCCTTACAGCGACGACGAATTCTTCAACAGAAACTATACCTACGACAGCGGGCATATTTTCCTCAGTTACTACCCTTACTACGCATATAACGGCAGTAAGGAAGAAGTATGGACGCTAATCCTCTCCCAGCCTGTGAAACAGGGGGATACCGGCATATGGTGCGTGGAGCGCTGGAAGGATCAAAACGGCAATATCTATACATATTTCCCTGATGAGAACGGAACGCCTTCCACAAAATACTATGCCGAACGGCAGGCTGAATGCGATTCAGGCAGCGATATGTCCTGGCTTGATCCGAAGCAGGTGGCGCTTGCGTTTGTTAAGAGAGTATTTGACCATGCCCCGGCGACTTTGGACAGTCTTTTGATATCCGACAATCCTGCTTCGCCAGCCGATTTATTTGCCGCGTCCACAGGAAATATACGCGACTATATGCCTGATCTGCTGGCAGGCAACGACGTCAGCGGCTACGACCTGTTGCCTTGTCTGGAGAGCTTTACGCATAGCACATGGTTAGAGCTGGATGAAGCTTACGGGCGAGATTGGTGGAATCCGCTGTGGGTTGCTCTGCGCGACGCAGCGATCAGCGATAGGCCGGCCGACAGCGACGATCAATCTCTGCGTGACTATTATATAGGCAAAGCTTATCTTGTATCCGACGGCGCCTATGCCGAGGGCTTAGCCGATATCGTGCTGCTGCAGTGGGACAATAACAGCGTCTTGTATAGCGCCTGTCTGAACGGACGTTTTTCCGCGGAGGAGGCGACCTCTCTGCGACGCTCTCTGACTTATTCAATCAGCTACGACGAGAGCACGTTCGGCCTGTTTATACCCGGCAGCGAGCGCAGCATATATCTTAACGCATATCCGGTCGATTTCCCGTTCGGCTGCGACCTTACTGAGAAAAGCCGGGAGACTCACCGGGCCGAGAGCTTCGGACAGGTCACGGTAGTGAAGAGCGACGGCCTGCAGGTAACGTACCTGAACCCCGCCGAGGGCGTGTATACTGTGATCACCCTTCGCGCAGACAAGGAATACTATACCGCGGCAGGCGTCACGATTGGCGATAATGAAGAATTCCTTTTGGCACACTGGCCCGATAAACTCAAAAAGCTGGACGGGATCAGCTACGACGACGAGGCTTGGTTTGGCAGCGGATATGATCATGCCTATGCCTATACGCCGCAAGAAAGCACCATAAGTGTGGTATACCTCATAAAGGACGGCATGGTTTCCGGTATAGAAATCATAAACGGCTTGGACGGAGCTATGTATTAA
- a CDS encoding accessory gene regulator ArgB-like protein has protein sequence MSRLVFSRSWARYLAANSNLSQDKELIITYAIEVLVINLINVLLTLLLGLLLGVLPVTAACLASVFLFRHTAGGAHSKSPWRCAMITVIIFPTLAFIATFLSQFNRISGDVISALAVLTGFTAVLVLAPVDNPAAPIISPVRKKRLKILSLMAVILIATAIIILGQVGWEQALAFRNGLSLSLLWISFVLSKTGHRAINFIDGINLTQRR, from the coding sequence TTGAGCCGCCTTGTTTTCAGCCGAAGCTGGGCCAGGTATCTGGCCGCCAATTCCAACCTGTCCCAGGATAAGGAACTTATCATTACTTACGCTATTGAGGTGCTGGTGATTAACCTGATTAATGTGCTCCTCACCCTGCTCCTGGGCCTGTTGCTGGGCGTCCTGCCCGTCACCGCCGCATGTCTGGCCTCGGTGTTCCTGTTCAGGCATACAGCCGGAGGAGCCCATTCAAAATCACCCTGGCGCTGCGCAATGATAACGGTTATAATATTCCCCACCCTAGCGTTTATAGCCACTTTTTTATCACAGTTTAACCGTATTTCTGGCGATGTTATATCAGCCCTGGCTGTTTTAACCGGATTTACGGCAGTCCTAGTTCTGGCCCCGGTGGACAACCCGGCAGCGCCAATTATCTCACCGGTCAGAAAAAAACGGTTAAAGATCCTGTCCCTTATGGCGGTCATTCTTATCGCTACAGCCATAATAATCCTCGGGCAGGTCGGCTGGGAACAGGCTCTCGCGTTTCGTAACGGCCTCTCTTTAAGCCTCCTGTGGATAAGCTTCGTCCTCAGTAAAACTGGACACCGTGCCATTAATTTTATAGATGGAATTAACTTAACACAAAGGAGGTGA
- a CDS encoding cyclic lactone autoinducer peptide yields the protein MKKLKKYKTLFFLAAVSLLTFLASIASASACIGSHYQPEVPKSLRK from the coding sequence GTGAAAAAGTTGAAAAAGTATAAGACCCTTTTCTTTCTAGCCGCTGTTTCGCTATTAACCTTTCTGGCAAGTATAGCTTCAGCATCTGCTTGCATAGGATCCCATTACCAGCCTGAAGTACCAAAATCACTAAGAAAATAG
- a CDS encoding ATP-binding protein has protein sequence MKADNEILDRQKELYEHTTVTHMLCIIILASALTLCKKFYIPGDIYPIINIRSFALVSFLGLGIIFLLRSKDTIPFETNKSLSPIELGYVSFPLLISSITLIMAGDSLDSIEIILLLPVLITASIMGKRAGLVMATVCALLLFVYELSMKKPLQVIFESNLIVISMMYVVGWFVGGIINIESEHRAHLKTSLNSVKEEIARREKVEEQLRKLTGAVEQGPSIVVITDTFGNIEYVNKKFTQVTGYLLEETIGRNISEIAGTPSEPSQQNWGNVDSCREWHEELENRKKNGDYYWESVSICPFRNHEGIITHFLRISEDITESKRMEKEMARLDRLNLVGEMAAGLGHEIRNPMTSVRGFLQLLSGKKDCLLYKGYFDLMIDELDRANSIITEYLTMAKDKAIVLELKSLNSIIAAMQPLLSSDATKSEKTVYFDLQEMPALLLDEKEIRQLILNLVRNGLEAMRPGGALTIKTYLEDTEAVLSVQDQGSGISPEVLEKIGTPFFTTKDTGTGLGLAVCYSIAARHNACLKVATSPGGTTFYVRFKLI, from the coding sequence TTGAAAGCTGATAACGAAATACTGGACAGACAAAAAGAACTATATGAGCATACGACAGTTACCCACATGTTGTGTATCATCATATTGGCTTCAGCACTGACATTATGCAAAAAATTTTATATACCCGGTGATATTTACCCTATAATCAACATACGTTCTTTTGCGCTTGTCTCCTTTTTAGGGCTTGGGATTATTTTTTTATTAAGGTCGAAAGACACCATACCATTTGAGACCAATAAGTCCTTATCACCTATAGAATTAGGCTACGTAAGTTTCCCGTTGCTAATCTCATCCATAACCCTTATTATGGCCGGCGACAGCCTTGACTCGATAGAAATCATTCTCCTCTTACCGGTACTGATCACGGCCTCGATTATGGGCAAAAGGGCCGGGCTGGTTATGGCTACGGTTTGCGCCTTGTTGCTTTTTGTGTATGAGCTCAGCATGAAAAAACCTTTACAGGTGATCTTCGAGTCCAACCTCATAGTAATCAGTATGATGTACGTGGTAGGCTGGTTTGTCGGCGGTATCATCAACATCGAATCCGAACACCGGGCCCATTTAAAAACCAGTTTGAATTCTGTTAAAGAAGAGATAGCCAGGCGGGAAAAGGTTGAAGAACAACTCCGCAAATTAACCGGCGCCGTTGAACAAGGTCCCAGTATCGTGGTGATAACCGACACCTTCGGGAATATTGAATATGTGAACAAGAAATTCACTCAGGTAACGGGATACCTGCTCGAAGAAACAATTGGAAGAAATATCAGCGAAATCGCAGGGACTCCATCAGAGCCGTCCCAGCAAAACTGGGGCAATGTTGATTCATGCCGGGAATGGCATGAAGAGCTGGAAAACAGAAAGAAAAACGGGGATTATTATTGGGAGTCGGTCTCGATATGCCCTTTTCGCAACCATGAAGGCATCATCACTCACTTCCTTCGAATTTCCGAGGACATAACCGAGTCCAAGCGCATGGAGAAGGAAATGGCGCGCTTAGACCGCCTCAACCTGGTAGGTGAAATGGCGGCGGGGCTGGGCCATGAAATCCGCAACCCGATGACCTCGGTGCGAGGCTTTCTGCAGTTGCTCTCAGGCAAGAAAGACTGTTTACTCTACAAGGGTTATTTCGATTTGATGATTGACGAGCTGGACCGGGCCAACTCAATCATCACTGAATATCTCACCATGGCCAAGGACAAGGCCATTGTCTTAGAATTAAAAAGCCTGAACTCAATAATAGCAGCTATGCAGCCACTATTATCCTCTGACGCGACTAAATCTGAAAAAACAGTTTACTTTGATCTGCAGGAGATGCCGGCCCTGCTGCTGGACGAAAAAGAGATTAGGCAGCTCATATTGAATCTCGTCCGCAACGGTCTTGAAGCGATGCGCCCCGGCGGAGCCCTGACCATTAAAACATACCTTGAGGACACAGAGGCCGTGCTTTCCGTGCAGGACCAGGGAAGCGGCATCAGCCCGGAAGTATTGGAGAAAATAGGAACGCCCTTTTTCACCACCAAGGACACCGGGACAGGTTTGGGGCTGGCGGTATGTTACAGCATTGCAGCCCGGCACA